TAAGATGATAATCGAAGACAAGGTGTCGACCGGGCAGACTATAACGATAGACTATGATGGAGAAAAATTAGTGCCGAAAGTATCTTGACATAATAAAATATTGATGTAAATTTAGATAGGTAAGATTTTTAAAATAAGAGGGGTTTTATGACGCTTGATAAGTTACAAATGGGTAAAAGCGCAGTTATCACTGCTATAAAGGGTGAAGGCGCGCTAAGAAGGCGGTTGCTTGATATGGGGCTTACGCCAAAGACAAAAGTCATGATAAGAAAAGTGGCGCCTATGGGAGACCCGATAGAGCTGTTTATCCGGGGATATGAATTGACCATTCGCTTAGAGGAAGCCAGAAATATTGAAGTTGAATTAATATAGGGGATTAAAAATATGATTTTTGCACTTGCAGGAAATCAGAACTGCGGGAAGACTACGTTGTTTAACCAACTTACGGGAAGCAACCAGCATGTTGGTAATTTCCCAGGAGTCACTGTTGAGAAAAAAGAGGGTATAATCAAAAGGGCAAAAACTGCGACAGTTGTCGATTTACCGGGGATATACTCTCTTTCCCCTTATACTTCTGAAGAAGTGGTAACAAGAGATTTTTTAATAAAGGAGCGTCCGGACTGTATAATAAATATAGTCGATGCGACTAATATAGAGAGAAACTTATATCTAACGCTTCAGTTGATAGAATTAAATATCCCAATGGTAGTTGCACTTAACATGATGGATGAGGTAACAGCTTCCGGCGGGGCCATAAGTATACCCAAATTATCTGAAAAATTAGGCGTTCCAGTAGTTCCGATAGCGGCAGCTAAGAACCAAGGTATAAGTACGCTTATAGACCGCGTCATGGAGGTCGCAAGCGCAAAGGAACAGCCAAAAAGGATGGATTTTTGCTCAAACGAAGTGCACCGTGCTATTCACTCAGTTGCGCATTTGATAGAAGATCATGCAAATGCAAGGAATATACCGGTGCGTTTTGCTGCAACAAAACTTATAGAAGGCGATCAGCCCACAATACAAACACTTAAGCTAAATCAAAATGAACTGGATATTTTAGATCACATCACCAAAGAGATGGAGACCGCGCTTAATACGGATAGGGAAGCCGCCGTGGCGGACATGCGCTATAACTATATAGAATCTGTCGTTAAAGAAACGGTTAAAAAGAAAAGAGACACTAAGGAACAAATACTGTCTTTAAAGATAGATAAAGTTTTAACGAATAAATATCTTGCCATACCAATTTTCCTTTTGATAATGGGTATAATGTTTTATCTGACTTTTGACGTTTTAGGTGCGTTTTTAGGCAGCTTAATGGATTGGCTGGTCGGTGAGGTAACTAATATAGTAGATATTGCCCTTACATCATTTGGGTTAAATGAAACGATGCATTCCCTTATTATAGACGGAATATTTGCAGGCGTAGGAAGTGTCTTGTCATTTTTGCCGATAATTATCGTATTATTTTTCTTCTTGTCTATGCTTGAGGATTCTGGTTATATGGCGCGTGTTGCCTTCGTTATGGACAAGCCGCTTAGAAAAGTGGGTTTATCCGGCAGGTCGTTTGTTCCTATGCTTATAGGATTTGGCTGTTCAGTACCGGCGATAATGGCAACGAGGACTCTTGCAAGCGAGCGAGACAGAAAGCTGACCATAATGTTAACGCCGTTTATGTCATGCAGTGCAAAACTGCCTATATATGCAGTATTTATAATGGCGTTTTTCGTAAAATATAGGGCGGTCATTATGATAGGGCTGTATGTGCTTGGCATGGCAGTTGCAGTTTTATACGGTTTGCTTTTAAGAAAGACGATCTTTAAAGGAAATCCGGTTCCGTTTGTTATGGAACTCCCTGCATACAGGCTGCCTTCTCTTAAAAGCATGATGCTCCATATGTGGGAAAAGGCAAAGGATTTTATAAGAAAGGCTTTTACTATAATATTCGTGGCAACCATAGTCATATGGATACTTCAAAAGTTTGATTTTAGGTTTAACATCGTAGCAAACAGCTCAGACAGTATGCTTGCAAACATAGGTACATTGCTTGCGCCTATATTTGCGCCGTTAGGTTTTGGCAACTGGCAGATGTCTACAGCTTTAGTGACCGGGTTAACTGCCAAGGAAGCAGTTATAAGCACATTGTCTATTTTGTTTAACGTCTCGGACGCAACTATGTTAAGAGCGGCTCTAACACAAAGTATGAGTATGCTGGCGGCATTTTCATTCCTAGTTTTTACTCTTTTATATATGCCGTGTGTTGCAGCAGTCGCGGCGCTTCGGCGGGAAATGAATTCGTGGTGGCAGTCTGTAGCGGCAATGGCATCACAGACTTTGATAGCATGGATAGTTGCGTTTATTATTTATCAGGGCGGGTCCCTTTTGATTCTTTTAAATATAAAACTTATTGACATAATCGTAGCTGTCGTGATTTTAATAGCAGTTGTTTTGGCTATTAGGTTTATCATAAGAAACAAAGGAAGATGCACTGGTGATTGCAGCAGTTGCCCTTATGCTAAAAACGGCGGGCCGCAAGGATGCGGAATAAAAAATAAAAAGTGTTAAGATATGTACTTTGATGATAAAGAAAAAACTTATAACTTTATATTAAACACTGCAATTGGCGATATTTTATTGGCCGAAAGAGGCGGGTATATAATTATGTCCTCATTTAGCCAAATGCCTGTAGAGGGTACATTTCAGCAAACGGATCTACTAAGGGCCGCATCTTTGCAGTTAGATGAATACTTTTGCGGCAAAAGAAAGCGTTTTGATTTGCCGATACGCACAATTGGGACAAAGTTTCAACAAGAAGTCTTAAATGAGTTTATAAAAATACCGTACGGGCAGACTAGAAGCTATGCTGAAATGGCTAGAGGCATTGGAAAAGAAAAGGCAGCTCGTGCAGTTGGTAATGCTGCCGGGGCTAACAAATTGGCCATATTAATACCTTGTCATCGCGTTATACATTCTTCAGGGGATATAAGCGGATTCTCATCTGGAAACCAACGAAAAAAATTTTTGCTCGATTTAGAAAAGAAATATATGGGCTTTTTAGCATAAAATATTTAATTTTTATGTGAAAATAGCTAAAAACTTATGAATATTATACATTCAATTGTAAAAAGTTGCCTTATAGGTATTTACAAAATATGTGAAACCAAATAAAATAAGATTTATAAGTGGTTAAGATATTGTTTTAAAAATTTGGAGGTAAGCTTAAATTACAACTTTAGTTTATCATAAAAGCTATGTAATTTTATGGGTAATCGCAAAAAAACATCTTTAATATGTTTAATAGCTTTAATTTCTATATTAATTGTATTTAGTATAACTACAGCGAATACACTTGCAAACATGGATGGTTCTTTTACTCAAACCATCTCATCGCAGAACAGTACGCTAAATGCAACTGATAGTGACGCAGGATTTTTTGCTGGTATTTGGAATTCTATAACGAGTTTATTTAACAGCAACCTTAAATTATTTGTATTTTATATAATAATGATAGTAATACCGCTCCTTATAATA
The DNA window shown above is from Eubacteriales bacterium and carries:
- a CDS encoding FeoA family protein, whose amino-acid sequence is MTLDKLQMGKSAVITAIKGEGALRRRLLDMGLTPKTKVMIRKVAPMGDPIELFIRGYELTIRLEEARNIEVELI
- the feoB gene encoding ferrous iron transport protein B, which gives rise to MIFALAGNQNCGKTTLFNQLTGSNQHVGNFPGVTVEKKEGIIKRAKTATVVDLPGIYSLSPYTSEEVVTRDFLIKERPDCIINIVDATNIERNLYLTLQLIELNIPMVVALNMMDEVTASGGAISIPKLSEKLGVPVVPIAAAKNQGISTLIDRVMEVASAKEQPKRMDFCSNEVHRAIHSVAHLIEDHANARNIPVRFAATKLIEGDQPTIQTLKLNQNELDILDHITKEMETALNTDREAAVADMRYNYIESVVKETVKKKRDTKEQILSLKIDKVLTNKYLAIPIFLLIMGIMFYLTFDVLGAFLGSLMDWLVGEVTNIVDIALTSFGLNETMHSLIIDGIFAGVGSVLSFLPIIIVLFFFLSMLEDSGYMARVAFVMDKPLRKVGLSGRSFVPMLIGFGCSVPAIMATRTLASERDRKLTIMLTPFMSCSAKLPIYAVFIMAFFVKYRAVIMIGLYVLGMAVAVLYGLLLRKTIFKGNPVPFVMELPAYRLPSLKSMMLHMWEKAKDFIRKAFTIIFVATIVIWILQKFDFRFNIVANSSDSMLANIGTLLAPIFAPLGFGNWQMSTALVTGLTAKEAVISTLSILFNVSDATMLRAALTQSMSMLAAFSFLVFTLLYMPCVAAVAALRREMNSWWQSVAAMASQTLIAWIVAFIIYQGGSLLILLNIKLIDIIVAVVILIAVVLAIRFIIRNKGRCTGDCSSCPYAKNGGPQGCGIKNKKC
- a CDS encoding methylated-DNA--[protein]-cysteine S-methyltransferase, producing the protein MYFDDKEKTYNFILNTAIGDILLAERGGYIIMSSFSQMPVEGTFQQTDLLRAASLQLDEYFCGKRKRFDLPIRTIGTKFQQEVLNEFIKIPYGQTRSYAEMARGIGKEKAARAVGNAAGANKLAILIPCHRVIHSSGDISGFSSGNQRKKFLLDLEKKYMGFLA